CATGAATTGACAACAAAGGCCTATATCGTTCCCGGTCTTGGCGATGCAGGAGATCTGGCCTATGGTGAAAAACTTCATTAATGTGGAGAATTATTTAAAATTAAATTAACACTTAGATCATTGAAATTCAGTAAATTTATGTCAATGATGAAGTTTAATTTATATATATCTAATTTATACCACTATGAGATGGCAAAAATACAATGGCGAATCCATTCGCTCCACGATTTTCGATGCTGTTGAGGAAGTCATTAAACGAGAAGACGCCTTAGGCAACAAACTCAAGGTTTATATCGGTACCGATTCCCAAGTAAAGAGAGGAATCATCGACTTCGCCACCGTCATCGTCTTTCTCAGGGAACATAAAGGTGGATTTATGTTTATCCAACGGGACAAAAGGCATCACCGAATGAGTATTAAAGAACGGATGCTACTCGAAGTCCAAAAATCCATCGACATCGCCTACCAACTCTGCCCCCTCCTCGAAAAACACAAAGTAGACCTAGAAGTCCACGCCGACATTAACACCAATCCAAATTTTCAGTCAAATGTAGCCCTCAAAGAAGCCATGGGATATATTATGGGTATGGGGTTCGTATTTAAGGCCAAACCTGAGTCTTTTGCGAGCACCAATTGCGCCAATAAACAGGTGCAGTAGTTGATTCTAAGGCAGACTTTGTATCTTTAAGGTGTAATTTTTAATACACCAGATGCAAGATTTTTTTCAGCAGATTGCCAGTCAATTTGTCCAAACTACTTGGCTCGAATGGTTAGGTACACTAACTGGCTTCCTTTGTGTCTATTTGGCCGCAAAGCAAAATATATGGAACTGGCCGATTAGCATTATCAGTGTGGTCTCCTATGCCATTCTTTTCTATGATGCAAAACTCTACGGCGATACCGTATTACAATTTTACTTTCTATCCACAGCCGTATATGGTTGGTATTATTGGCATAAGCGAAAAGAAGAAAAAAAGAAACCGATTGTTAAGGCCAATAGAAATCAACTCATCTTGAGCATACTTGTCATTATCTGTTTGACAGCCGCAATAGGCTACCTTTTGGACAGTAAAACAAATTCCGACGTCCCTTATATTGACGCATTCTGTACTTCAGTTAGCTTTGTGGCTCAGTTTCTAATGACGAGGAAAGTACTTCAGAACTGGCTTCTCTGGGTTTTTGTCGATATCTGCTATATTCCATTGTATGTACACAAAGAGCTTATGCTAACAGCTGTACTGTATCTCGTATTCGCCATTATTGCCTGGAATGGCTACCGTGACTGGCAAAAAACCTATAAAAATTTTGCGTAATATTGCCTATCAAAAAGATAGATGTGGGAAAAGAGTTAATAAAAATTGCAGTCGTAGGCCCCGAGTCTACAGGAAAGTCAACCATGGCACAGTATCTCGCTGAAAAATTTCAAACAGTCTGTGTACCGGAGTATTCGCGCTATTACTGTCAGAGTCTCAATAATAAATATACGCTGCAGGATGAGGTCAACATGTTTTATGGACAAGTTGCTTTGGAAGAAGCACTCCTTCCATTAGCAAAGGGTAACATCCTGATCTGTGACACCACTTTTATGACCGTGAAAATCTGGTCTGACCATCTATTCAATCATACACCAAAAGAGGTTACCGATAAGATTCAGCAACACCCCTATGACCTATACCTACTAATGGATATAGATCTACCTTGGCAAGACGATCCATTAAGAGATTTTCCAGAGCAACGAGAACATTTTATGGAGATATGGAAAACAGAGTTAGAAGCCGTCGGTGGTCAATATCGCATTATCTCAGGAGAGGGACAGCAGCGATTGGAAAATGGTTTAACAGCTGTTAACGATTTTCTGACATTGATTTGAGACAAGCACCTTGACGAGAAAGCCTTTTACATCTATATTTGTAAAAGTAAAGTATAGCGCTTTGGCAAAGATCGTATAATGTGAAACAGAAAGTCGCGCTGTACCGAATTAAATTAGAATATTAACATTTTTACTTAAGAAATAATGTATCCAGAATATTTAGTAGCTCCAATGCGTCAAGAATTAGTTGATGCGGGATTCGAAGAATTAAAAACTCCAGAAGCAGTTGATACTGCAATTGCTTCAGAAGGAACTGTTTTTGTAGTTGTTAACTCCGTTTGTGGTTGTGCGGCAGCGAATGCACGTCCTGCAGCAAAAGCGGCTGTAAAAAACGAAAAACATCCTGCAAAACTAGTTACTGTTTTCGCAGGTATGGAAACTGATGCTGTTAACACAGCACGTAACTACATGTTGCCTTACCCTCCATCTTCTCCAGCAATGGCGTTGTTCAAAGACGGTAAATTGGTTCACATGATTGAAAGACATATGATTGAAGGTCGCCCGGCACAAATGATCGCTGACAATTTAGTCGCTGCATTTGACGAGTACTGCTAATCACATATTTTGATTTTTGAATTAAAACGGCTATCTGAGTTATTTGGATAGCCGTTTTTGTTATTAAAAAGATAGAAAACCGTCTATTCCCTTATGCCCGCCCTCCTTTGTTACCAAGTTCATAATATACCAAACAATATTTCAGCCAATTCACACGATAAGTTCAATCAAATCATATTTCAAAGAAATAGCCCTAGCTTTATAAACACTTTTCTTTATTTTTAGGATATGAGAAACTCTCCAGTTATTCTTTTCCTCTTTTCCATGATCTTCCTTGCTTGTTCTCCGCAAGAAAGAGTAGACCTGATTGTGTACAATGCACATGTTTATACCGTTGATTCCACCTTTAGCACAGCACAGGCATTTGCAGTTAAGGACGGTAAATTTATTGCAATAGGCTCAGACGACGAGATCCAACGAAAGTATAAAGCCAAAGAAAAAATAGACGCTGAAGGGAAAGCGATCTATCCGGGATTCTACGATGCGCACGCTCATCTATTTGATGAAGCCGAACTGATGGATCAGGTCGACCTCAATGGCGCGGATTCTTTCGAAGAAGTGATTCAACGGGTTAAAAGTTATCAGCAAAAGAACCCCAATAAAACCTGGCTCATCGGCGGTGGCTGGGACCAAAATCGCTGGAAAGACAAATCCTTCCCTACAAAGGAACTACTGGACAAAGCTTTCCCAGATATACCAGTGTACCTGATAAGGGTAGATTATCACGCCGCAGTGGTAAACTCCAAAGCCCTGGAATGGGCCAAATTGACAAGCATTCCCATTATTCAGGGCGGCGTTGTCGGTGGAAGCAACAATACACCGAATGGTCTTTTGATCGACAATGCAATGGATCTGGTCAACAAAACAATCCCAGTACCCAATGAAAAAGAGTACTTGAGAATGCTAAAACGAACCCAGGATTCATTACTTTCTGTTGGGCTTACCTCCATTGTAGATGCAGGTTTATCAAAAGAAAGACTCAGCCTATTAAAAAAATACTATAAAGATGGCGCATTAAAATTTAGAGATTATGCGATGATCCTTGGCAACCCGCAAAATATCTCCTCATTTATAGCACAGGGATTTTACGAAACTGATCGTTTAGAAATCAAATCATTCAAATTACTTGCAGATGGCGCATTAGGCTCAAGGGGCGCCTGCCTCCTCGCTCATTATCATGATGCACCTACCCATGGCTTTCTTCTGCATACCCCACAGGAATATGAAAACATGATCAAAGCGATTGCAGCCAGTAATTTCCAGGCCAACACCCATGCTATCGGTGATTCAGCCAACCGAATTATCTTGGATATCTATGGCAAATATCTACAGCCGCATCGAGATCGGAGATGGCGTATTGAACACGCACAGATTATATCTCCAACCGACTTCGATAAATTCCGAAAATTCCAGATTATTCCCTCTGTGCAGCCAACCCACGCCACATCAGACATGTACTGGGCCAAAGACCGACTGGGCGAAGAGCGAATGGAAGGTGCCTATGCGTACAAGCATCTGTTGAAAGAATATGGTAAACTCGCCCTAGGGAGTGACTTCCCGGTTGAACATTTCAATCCGATGTATGGTTTTCACGCAGCTGTGGCTCGTGTTGATAAAAAAGGTTACCCAAACCAGGGCTTCCAAATGCAGGATGCTATCAGTCGGGAAGATGCACTGCGCGGAATGACCATCTGGGCAGCATACTCCTGCTTTCAGGAGAAAAAACGCGGAAGCATAGAAGCCGGCAAAGATGCTGATTTTGTCATCCTCCAACAAGACATCCTCAAAATACCGAACGGACAATTGCGGAACGTAAAAACAATGCGGACGGTGATTGCTGGAGAAACTGTTTTCAATAGACAACAATAATAGTTTCACACACACGGAGCTTCACTTCATCCCCCAGAAAAGTACCATTCAGGGTATAATAGTGAAAATCTACAATAATTTTTGTTATTACGAATATTTCGTATATTTACGATATAGACATAATTTTATGAAATATTCATTATCCTTCTTATTATCGGTGACGATACAGATTCTATTTGCTCAAGAAAATTCGCCAGCAATAGCTAAAGTACATTACGAATTCAAACACATTAATGACACCACGCAACGTGATCAATTTATTCGCGACGAAACGATCACCTACCTTAATCAACAGGCCAGTTACTATACCTCATACTCCACAGATCGTATGCAGGATGAGGTCAAAAAACAGATGGATGCCCCCTCCTTTGACGGGAATATAACTATCCAGACACGAACAACTCCTTTAGGGGCATCGTATTTACTAGATGTCAACAACAACAAAATGACAGAATTGATATCCGTTGCCGGGGACAAATTTGCTATACCTCAAACTTACCCAGCTCAAGAATGGGAAGTATTAGCTGATCATAAGGAGATCGGAGGATACAGTTGTCAAAATGCAAAAACAACTTTCAAAGGTCGCACCTATGAAGTATGGTTTACGACAGAGCTGCCATTTCCTTACGGACCTTGGAAACTTCATGGACTACCAGGACTCATTTTGGATGCAAGGGATTCAAAAAACGAGGTCGTTTTTGCATATGCCGGATTTGATAAACTGGAAGACAGCAAAGTACAGGTGGCCCTACCACAAGACGTGATTACAACCTCACTGGAGGAAGTTCAAAAAATCCAAGCTGCATTTAAAGCAAATCCACAGGCCTATATGAACGCTCAATCGGCAAAGAGTCGAAGTATCAGTGTAGGTTCCGGCAATGCCATTACTGTTAAAAGCGGTTCAAGCGCTGGTATGAAAACAGGAGATGGTGGTATGGATGTGTCTAGGATCAAAAGTTTTAATATCCGGAAAGATGAACTATATAAGCCTTCTAAAGTCACCAATAATCCGATTGAGTTAATACCTTAATGAAAGTATCTATATGTTTATTTTTAATCATTTGGTTTGGGCAAATTTGTTTTGCCCAACAAATGATAAGTGGGAAGGTACTAGAAGCAAATACACATAAGCCAATACCTTTCGCAAGTGTAAATATCCTGTCTGAAAATAAAATCGTTGCTTTTAAAACGACTGATAAGGAAGGACGGTTTATGATGCAACTTTCTAAAGAATATACCACCGTCTACCTGCAGATCCACCATCTTACTTACGAAAAATTCGAACAGCAAATTGACAAAAAGTCGACCGATCTCCGGATTGTCTTAACCCCCAAAACCAATCTATTAAAAGATGTCGTAGTGAAGAGTAAACCCAAAGTAAGTCGTTCCAACGACACCATTTCTTATGATGTAGGTTCTTTTGCTAAGGAAGAGGATCGAAATATCGGAGATATCATCAAACGCCTACCCGGTATGGAGGTAACAGAATCCGGCTTAATAAAATATCAGGACAAAACGGTGTCCAAACTTTACATTGACGGTGATGATCTGTTAGAAGATCGTTACGGAATAGGCACGCGAACAATTCCGCACAAAATGGTCAAAGACATTCAGGTCCTCGACAACCATGAACACTATAAAGTACTTAAAAACAAAAGATTTACAGACGATGTAGCAATTAACCTTGTCATCAAAGAAGATGCTAAGTTAAAGTTAACTGGACAGGCTAAAATAGCTGCTGGTACTCCCAATAACTATGACCCCGAGCTAAACTCAATCCTTTTTAACAAAAAAGTTAAAATGCTGAATGTACTCAGTGCAAATAACATCGGTAGGGATCTTTCTGGTGATGTCGTAGGCAATAACCAGTCATCTTTGCTCACCAAGTTTGGCAGTTCCTCTATTAACAATCTCCTTGCAACAAGTACAACTGGAGCTCCCAATATTCCAAAAAACAACTACTACTTTAACAATACAGGTTCCCTCAACACCAATAATCTATATAATTTCAAAAACAAATGGCAATTGAAATCAAATATTCAGCTACTATTTGATAAAGAAAGGCAAAATAATACTGCTAGTACACGATATTTACTCAATGGAGGTGATGTGTCCTTTGAAGAACAAAACGGTATCAAAGCAGAGAAATGGCTAGGTGCGGCAAGACTCTCGGCATCCGTGAATACAGAAAAAAAATACATCAGTGAAATACTCTCCTTTGAATATGAAAAAAGAGATATAAAAGCCCTATTAACAAACTCGACTAGTAAAATTGACCAATTTCAAAAACATCATATCAAAGGGATCAGCAATCAGTTCAGCTATATACCACAATTAAAAAACAACGATATTATAGCAGTTAATTGGACATTAAACTATGGAAATAAACCACAATCTCTACAGATTTATCCAGGTGTTTTTCCTGAAATATTAAATGACAGCATTCCATACAAAAGTACCATTCAGCAGATCGAGGTTCCCTCATTTTTCACTGAGGTTTCGACAGGTTACCACTTCAATAAAAGTAAGATCAAACAGCATTATCAGATCGGTTTCAATACCGACCGCCAACATTTTACTTCATTGTTATATCTTCAAGATAATGAGCAGATAGATAGAAGACCGCGCCAGAATACGAGCAACGATCTACACTGGAGCAGATCTCAAGTGTTCATTACACCACAATATGACTGGAAAAACGATCGCTTCGAGGCTCACCTCGATATCCCGATCACCTATCTGATCACTCAATATGAAGATAATACACAGGCCATGGACGTTTCAAAAAATTCATGGTTGATCAACCCCGGCCTAAAAGCACGCTGGCGAGTCTCCCAAGAAGATTATCTCCAATTTGGTTATCAATATAGCCAGGACATCGGGAATATTGAAGACGTATTCCATGGAGCAGTACTGCGCAATTATAGGATGCTTAGCCAAAACAATGCTGCGCTGAATGAATCCCAAAAACATGCTTTTAATCTCAATTACAATCTGGCGCGTACATTGAAAGTATTATTCGCTAATGCAGGAATCAGCTATTCCAGGCTTTCATCCAACACGATGTTATCCTCAATTATAAAAGACGATATCACAGAGAATATATTGGTTAATATGGACAACCTGCAAGAACATTGGTCCTCACAAATTGGGTTTGATAAATATATATTTCCTTTGGCAAGTACGCTCAAGTTAAAAGGCAGTATAGCATATTCCCGATTCAATCAATTGCTAAACAGTAGTGTTGTTCCCATAAAAAGCATCAATTACACTCTCCAACCTAGTTTAGAAGCAAAAATATTCAAATCATATAATGTATCTTATACAGGTACTCTCAATTGGAATAGAAGCCAGCAACAAGGGAAAGACCATCTGATTCGGAATAAAACAACCATGATGATACATAACTTAGGTTTCCCTATAAGCCCTTTTAAAAATGGCTATATACGCGTAAACATACGTAACCTCTCCACTTTCCAGACGAATATGAAGAATGCGAGTTATACCTTTATAGATGTTTTTGCGCGTTATCGATTGAACAAATGGAAAACTGACTTTGAATTGGATATGAGCAATTTAACGAATATAAAAAATTATCGGACCTACATGACAACAGCCAATATGATTTCCCAAAATGAATTTGAACTACGGGGAAGAACAATTTTACTACGCGCTGTCTTTAATCTTTAGGTCTTAAATACAACTGATAACCAGATTTTTAAACGAAATTAACCATCAAAGGTAATTACTTGCAAAGTTCGATCAGGATAAGATGATCCATAAAAAGGCCCGGGTGAAATATTCACCCGGGCCTTTTATATGTTAACATGGAAACAACTTTTGTTTTTCCAAGAAGTCTAATCGTTTAGCGCGCTATTATTGCATATCGAACAAATGCTTTTCAGCATGGTAAGATGAACGAACCAAAGGTCCGGATTCAACATATTTGAAACCCATTTCCAAACCAATTTTTTTATATTTTTCAAATTGAGCTGGTGTGATAAATTCAATAACGGGATGATGTGCTTTCGTTGGCTGTAAATATTGTCCGAGAGTCAAAATATGAACACCAACATTATACAAGTCCTGCATTGCTTCAATCACATCTTCTTCCGTTTCACCAAGACCCAACATGATACCCGACTTCGTACGAAGACCTGCTTCCGAAATCCGACGCAAACATTCCAAAGAACGGTCATATTTCGCCTGAACACGAACTTCTCGGGTCAAACGACGCACAGTTTCCAGATTATGTGAAACGACCTCTGGGCGAACAGCAATGACACGATCCAAATTATCCCATTGACCTTTAAAATCTGGCAATAATGTTTCCAAAGTTGTTTCTGGACTTTCTTTGCGGATTGCATTGATCGTTTCTGCCCAAATTGTAGAACCGCCGTCTTTTAGATCATCACGGTCTACGGAAGTGATAACACAGTGTTTTACCTGCATCAATTTCACCGAATTGGCTACCCTATTTGGTTCATCCAAGTCTACTGGCAAAGGACGACCTGTTGCTACAGCGCAAAACGAACATGAACGTGTACAGATATTTCCTAATATCATGAAGGTCGCTGTTCCTGCCCCCCAACACTCACCCATATTTGGGCAATTTCCACTCTCACAAATTGTATGTAATTTGTGCTCATCTACAAGACTTCTGACATGTCTATACTCTTTACCAACAGGCAATTTGACACGCAACCAATCTGGCTTGCGTTGTGCAGGAGTTGCCGGAATAACTGGAAGTTCAATCATACAACAAAGTTAAGGATTAAAAATGTAATTTCTATTGGGCAATTTGTTGGTTTTATATCATAAATACTTATCGAATGACAGCAATAATAGAATAATGAAACAAAAATTAGGATATTTGTGTTGATTATCTATTGATCTAAATACTTTACTATGCGATTGAGCAAATCTTTATCCCTGTTATTGCTTGGGGGAGCTTGCATTTTTAGTGCGCAGGCCCAAACTAATTTTGACATTATTCCCAAGCCATCCAAGGTGACCGTAGCGACTGGAATATATACCATCCCAACACAACTCACAGTTATTGTTTCTGATGATTTCCAACCAGCGGTGCAATTGCTTACTGAACATCCCGCGATCAAGAGTTTAACCCTTGAAGTACTAAAGAAAAACAAAAAAGCACCAAAAGAAGGCTTTCGTATTGTAAAGGCGGTTGATGCAGACAACCTCGGCAAAAATGCCTATTCGATTCAAATTGATGAGAAAGGTCTCTTGCTTAAAGCCTGGGATACGCCACAGGTCATTAATGGAATTTATACTTTGGTTCAATTAGGGTATCTACAAGCTGATCCTAGCCAAATAGCATTTGCGACTATCATTGATGAACCTCGTTTTTCATACCGAGGATTGCATTTAGACGTTTCCCGTCATTTTATGCCCCTTTCTTTCGTAAAGAAATATATCGATATCATGGCCATTTATAAGTTCAATAACTTTCACTGGCACTTGACAGATGGAGCGGGATGGCGACTGGAGATTAAAAAATATCCGGAATTAACACAAAAAGCAGCTTGGCGTACACATGCCCATTGGAAAGATTGGTGGAACAATGGACGTCAATATGTGGAAAAAGGAAACCCAAATGCCAGTGGAGGCTTTTATACCCAGGAAGAAGCACGCGAACTGGTCGACTATGCTGCCCGAAAAGGCATCAATGTCATCCCGGAAATAGAAATGCCCGGACACTCAGAAGAGGTATTAGCCGTGTATCCTGAACTTTCCTGTTCAGGGAAACCCTACAGCCAAGGCGAGTTTTGCATTGGCAATGAAAAAACTTTTGAGTTTCTAAAAAATGTACTGGATGAAGTACTTACCATATTCCCTTCTCAATATATCCATATCGGGGGTGATGAAGCGGAAAAGAAACACTGGGAAACTTGTCCAAAAGATCAAGCTCTTATGCAGAAGGAAGGTTTAAAGTCAGTTGACGAATTACAGAGTTATGCCATCAAACAAATGGATCTGTACCTGCAATCAAAGGGTAGAAAGCTTATTGGCTGGGATGAGATCTTACAAGGTGGACTCACCGAAGGAGCAACAGTCATGAGTTGGCGCGGAGAAGAGGGCGGAATAAAAGCTGCAAATGCAGGCCACGATGTCATTATGACCCCGGGCTCACATCTTTATTTCGATTCCTACCAGACTGACCCAAGAACACAACCCGAAGCTATTGGAGGCTATCTTACACTTGATAAAGTCTACTCCTACGACCCTATTCCAGCTGCGATACAAGGTGATAAAGCCAAACATATCCTTGGTGCGCAGGCGAATATATGGACAGAATATGTGCCGACGATGGAGCATGTTGAATATATGGTATTTCCGCGAGCATTAGCGTTATCCGAAGTCAATTGGACCGCAAAAGATGCAAAAAGCTGGGCCGACTTTCAACGAAGATTACAATCACATTATAAATTGCTACAGGAGCTGAATCTGAACTATTATCGTCCATCATTCAATGTTGCTTATACAGCGTCTTATAATGCAATTAAAAACAACAACAAAATTACACTTACAACAGAGCAATTGAACACGGATCAGATCCGATATACAATTGATGGAAGTGAACCTACGATTCAGTCGACACCATATACTGGTCCATTTGAACTTAGTTCAACAGGACATATCAATGCAGCATATTTTCAGGACTCCATTAAAATAGGTCCTACATTATCATTTGATATCGATATTCATCGCGCCATCGGGAAAAAAGTAACT
The window above is part of the Sphingobacterium sp. ML3W genome. Proteins encoded here:
- a CDS encoding GLPGLI family protein, with product MKYSLSFLLSVTIQILFAQENSPAIAKVHYEFKHINDTTQRDQFIRDETITYLNQQASYYTSYSTDRMQDEVKKQMDAPSFDGNITIQTRTTPLGASYLLDVNNNKMTELISVAGDKFAIPQTYPAQEWEVLADHKEIGGYSCQNAKTTFKGRTYEVWFTTELPFPYGPWKLHGLPGLILDARDSKNEVVFAYAGFDKLEDSKVQVALPQDVITTSLEEVQKIQAAFKANPQAYMNAQSAKSRSISVGSGNAITVKSGSSAGMKTGDGGMDVSRIKSFNIRKDELYKPSKVTNNPIELIP
- the lipA gene encoding lipoyl synthase, with the translated sequence MIELPVIPATPAQRKPDWLRVKLPVGKEYRHVRSLVDEHKLHTICESGNCPNMGECWGAGTATFMILGNICTRSCSFCAVATGRPLPVDLDEPNRVANSVKLMQVKHCVITSVDRDDLKDGGSTIWAETINAIRKESPETTLETLLPDFKGQWDNLDRVIAVRPEVVSHNLETVRRLTREVRVQAKYDRSLECLRRISEAGLRTKSGIMLGLGETEEDVIEAMQDLYNVGVHILTLGQYLQPTKAHHPVIEFITPAQFEKYKKIGLEMGFKYVESGPLVRSSYHAEKHLFDMQ
- a CDS encoding amidohydrolase, translated to MRNSPVILFLFSMIFLACSPQERVDLIVYNAHVYTVDSTFSTAQAFAVKDGKFIAIGSDDEIQRKYKAKEKIDAEGKAIYPGFYDAHAHLFDEAELMDQVDLNGADSFEEVIQRVKSYQQKNPNKTWLIGGGWDQNRWKDKSFPTKELLDKAFPDIPVYLIRVDYHAAVVNSKALEWAKLTSIPIIQGGVVGGSNNTPNGLLIDNAMDLVNKTIPVPNEKEYLRMLKRTQDSLLSVGLTSIVDAGLSKERLSLLKKYYKDGALKFRDYAMILGNPQNISSFIAQGFYETDRLEIKSFKLLADGALGSRGACLLAHYHDAPTHGFLLHTPQEYENMIKAIAASNFQANTHAIGDSANRIILDIYGKYLQPHRDRRWRIEHAQIISPTDFDKFRKFQIIPSVQPTHATSDMYWAKDRLGEERMEGAYAYKHLLKEYGKLALGSDFPVEHFNPMYGFHAAVARVDKKGYPNQGFQMQDAISREDALRGMTIWAAYSCFQEKKRGSIEAGKDADFVILQQDILKIPNGQLRNVKTMRTVIAGETVFNRQQ
- a CDS encoding ribonuclease H-like YkuK family protein, whose product is MRWQKYNGESIRSTIFDAVEEVIKREDALGNKLKVYIGTDSQVKRGIIDFATVIVFLREHKGGFMFIQRDKRHHRMSIKERMLLEVQKSIDIAYQLCPLLEKHKVDLEVHADINTNPNFQSNVALKEAMGYIMGMGFVFKAKPESFASTNCANKQVQ
- a CDS encoding BrxA/BrxB family bacilliredoxin — encoded protein: MYPEYLVAPMRQELVDAGFEELKTPEAVDTAIASEGTVFVVVNSVCGCAAANARPAAKAAVKNEKHPAKLVTVFAGMETDAVNTARNYMLPYPPSSPAMALFKDGKLVHMIERHMIEGRPAQMIADNLVAAFDEYC
- a CDS encoding carboxypeptidase-like regulatory domain-containing protein, which codes for MISGKVLEANTHKPIPFASVNILSENKIVAFKTTDKEGRFMMQLSKEYTTVYLQIHHLTYEKFEQQIDKKSTDLRIVLTPKTNLLKDVVVKSKPKVSRSNDTISYDVGSFAKEEDRNIGDIIKRLPGMEVTESGLIKYQDKTVSKLYIDGDDLLEDRYGIGTRTIPHKMVKDIQVLDNHEHYKVLKNKRFTDDVAINLVIKEDAKLKLTGQAKIAAGTPNNYDPELNSILFNKKVKMLNVLSANNIGRDLSGDVVGNNQSSLLTKFGSSSINNLLATSTTGAPNIPKNNYYFNNTGSLNTNNLYNFKNKWQLKSNIQLLFDKERQNNTASTRYLLNGGDVSFEEQNGIKAEKWLGAARLSASVNTEKKYISEILSFEYEKRDIKALLTNSTSKIDQFQKHHIKGISNQFSYIPQLKNNDIIAVNWTLNYGNKPQSLQIYPGVFPEILNDSIPYKSTIQQIEVPSFFTEVSTGYHFNKSKIKQHYQIGFNTDRQHFTSLLYLQDNEQIDRRPRQNTSNDLHWSRSQVFITPQYDWKNDRFEAHLDIPITYLITQYEDNTQAMDVSKNSWLINPGLKARWRVSQEDYLQFGYQYSQDIGNIEDVFHGAVLRNYRMLSQNNAALNESQKHAFNLNYNLARTLKVLFANAGISYSRLSSNTMLSSIIKDDITENILVNMDNLQEHWSSQIGFDKYIFPLASTLKLKGSIAYSRFNQLLNSSVVPIKSINYTLQPSLEAKIFKSYNVSYTGTLNWNRSQQQGKDHLIRNKTTMMIHNLGFPISPFKNGYIRVNIRNLSTFQTNMKNASYTFIDVFARYRLNKWKTDFELDMSNLTNIKNYRTYMTTANMISQNEFELRGRTILLRAVFNL
- a CDS encoding family 20 glycosylhydrolase, with the translated sequence MRLSKSLSLLLLGGACIFSAQAQTNFDIIPKPSKVTVATGIYTIPTQLTVIVSDDFQPAVQLLTEHPAIKSLTLEVLKKNKKAPKEGFRIVKAVDADNLGKNAYSIQIDEKGLLLKAWDTPQVINGIYTLVQLGYLQADPSQIAFATIIDEPRFSYRGLHLDVSRHFMPLSFVKKYIDIMAIYKFNNFHWHLTDGAGWRLEIKKYPELTQKAAWRTHAHWKDWWNNGRQYVEKGNPNASGGFYTQEEARELVDYAARKGINVIPEIEMPGHSEEVLAVYPELSCSGKPYSQGEFCIGNEKTFEFLKNVLDEVLTIFPSQYIHIGGDEAEKKHWETCPKDQALMQKEGLKSVDELQSYAIKQMDLYLQSKGRKLIGWDEILQGGLTEGATVMSWRGEEGGIKAANAGHDVIMTPGSHLYFDSYQTDPRTQPEAIGGYLTLDKVYSYDPIPAAIQGDKAKHILGAQANIWTEYVPTMEHVEYMVFPRALALSEVNWTAKDAKSWADFQRRLQSHYKLLQELNLNYYRPSFNVAYTASYNAIKNNNKITLTTEQLNTDQIRYTIDGSEPTIQSTPYTGPFELSSTGHINAAYFQDSIKIGPTLSFDIDIHRAIGKKVTYNTQWSGYPAQKDSTLTNGLMGGLSYHDGQWQGFTSPIDVVVDLERREEIHQVAMNFMQMIGPGVYMPGEMEVLLSDNGRSFRKVGTVINDISDKESKLTFKRFELKLDKAQQARYIKIKASNPKKGYLFTDEIIVY
- the pnuC gene encoding nicotinamide riboside transporter PnuC yields the protein MQDFFQQIASQFVQTTWLEWLGTLTGFLCVYLAAKQNIWNWPISIISVVSYAILFYDAKLYGDTVLQFYFLSTAVYGWYYWHKRKEEKKKPIVKANRNQLILSILVIICLTAAIGYLLDSKTNSDVPYIDAFCTSVSFVAQFLMTRKVLQNWLLWVFVDICYIPLYVHKELMLTAVLYLVFAIIAWNGYRDWQKTYKNFA
- a CDS encoding ATP-binding protein, with protein sequence MGKELIKIAVVGPESTGKSTMAQYLAEKFQTVCVPEYSRYYCQSLNNKYTLQDEVNMFYGQVALEEALLPLAKGNILICDTTFMTVKIWSDHLFNHTPKEVTDKIQQHPYDLYLLMDIDLPWQDDPLRDFPEQREHFMEIWKTELEAVGGQYRIISGEGQQRLENGLTAVNDFLTLI